Genomic DNA from Brassica rapa cultivar Chiifu-401-42 chromosome A04, CAAS_Brap_v3.01, whole genome shotgun sequence:
tatttataggagaaaatatagaaatttgctattttcatctctaaatatagaggtaaaaagtaggattcctctatattttcctctaaaatagaggaactctattatagagtcatacattggagcaaattcacttttataatagagatctctattttagagaaaaatatagagatatacattggagatgctctaacatTATGTATCTTTCTCTTTCCCTTTTTTCCCTAGAACTCTCATCATCATTTTTTCTGTCTGAATAGAGTATACTCACGAGTCATGGCATATTTTGTCAATCATACGGCTCTTACATGTCAGATTTTATTAGGTAGAAGAGGTCGGCCACATGAACTAAACACAAACTTTGCTTACacgcaaaatcaaaatatagaaTTCTATCTAAACTGAAAGTTCAACCGAATCGAACAAGCTTCTAATTTTTACCATCGTTCTAACAATAGACATTACTAGGTGATATATATAATTGAGTTAACCGGAAATAGATTGATTAAAAGAAGATGATCACACAAGTGATAGTTTTCTGTCTAGTAGTTCATTTTCTTGGAATTTTGAGTATTACGTGTCATAATGTTCTAGCAGTTACTGATACTTCAAATATTTTACAGATACAGAATAAATACGACCATCAAGGCATTGATTAACTAAGGACACACGATGTCACAATCGCTAAATTTTTCATAGCTAAACAATATGGTAAAAAGATTCGCACGAGGGACAATTCCAAAAAAACTATCAAAAGTGATGGAAAAATGGACCGTAGAAAAGGACAGCTCTGGCTATCTGCTAAAATGTAAATTGGCCGAGAAGTGACCTTTCATGAAATTGCTACAACATGATTATTGGGAATTTTTAGAGTGAGGTTATTAGCGGAATATAAAAAttcgtctcttaacttttaactaaaaaattaagaatcagttcttaaatattttatttaacagccggtttttaatttttttagttaaaagttaagagacagaTTCTCATATTCTGCTAAGAACCCCACCGTAAAAACTCCCAATAATCATGCTATTAGTGTTTGGTTCTacttctgtttttgtttttgttatttcttcCAATTATACAGAATATGGATTTTTacatctataaattaattttgttgaACTATGATTATAAGTGAAACTTCGAATAGTTAcatctaatatataaattaagttgtagcaaaaaaaacaaacatttttaattattccaaACCTGtggaaaattttaattaatttcttatagAGGTGCAATCCACAGATGAACTTTTTTAGATAttcaaaagaaatttaaaatgtGACCTCATATCCGTATGACAACACATGTTGAATATCGTAGGGTTACTTCGGATTCGGATCGATTAATTTCCTAAAATCCGGTGATTATTAAACCACTatcttctttcctttttatACAACGAAAAGAGAACACACTTTGAAAAAAGTGGATTGAACTGCGACTATCATTTACGCCGACTAGTAAACAAGCGTAATATTGCGTATAGACGTCATTGGGTTTGTGGAGAGAAATTGTTTACTAATCGAATTCATATGGGCCGGTGCCTAACATTCTCTCCCTCATTATCTCAAGTCTTCGGAGCCTTTCTCCCACGACGTCACTTCtcaagaatatttttttgttaccaTACCAATGTTTTTTACATATCATAAACCATGTTTATTAGGTAGATCATCTTTCTTTACATTATAGGCCATCTACATGGttaaaaacatcaaaacattCAAATGCTAGTGTCCGCACTCCGCAGTTATAGTGGTCGTTTAACATAATAATATGCACAAGTGGAATCGTACTCTAAATTCTTAGAAGCCTGTCATAACCATTGCCACTCTCACTATTGGGCTTAAACTCTTTCCCTCATCATGCGTTTTAACTACGGAAGAATTGCCACTCTCACTATTGGGCTTAGACACAGCCCatttaacagtaacaaaaagtTTCCTCAAAGACCATTTTCctttatatatatgacaaagATCTCAGCACAATACAAGTGCAAAGACTTAGCTTAGCTTCATTCTACAGAACCACACTCTCATTTACAAAACTTACACAGATCTATCTCTCATTAACATATAAAAGGCACACTTCCAACCATATTTACACATTGCAAACGTTATACAAAATCCGGTTTTATCAGATTAATTACCTCGTAGCAGCTTTAATCTACATAGACTCACTCATTGCCATCATAAAGTCACAATCTTACAGTCATATACTCTTTTGCTATGTGTCTGAGGTCAGCTAATGGTCCTGAGTTTCTTGAAACCTCACTCCCAACCCATCAAAGTACTCCACACTTGTTCCTCTATCTTGCTTCTCGAGACCGGTAAGCTGTCTTCTTCGTTGATCAACACTTTGTACACCTCCCATTCTCTGTCTCCCGTCAAGTGCCTTCCAATCTCAGCCTATTAAAACACATTTATTCATGGAAATTAGATGATTTATTAGGTCTGTTGTTGGTATGAGATAGTGATTATATACCGAGAAGATGCAGGTGTTGATCTTCTTGAGGGCAAGTGCAATGTCATAGAAGACTTGTGGCCGTCCTTTTCCTGATAACTCAACAGGGTTTGTCACCAAAAGTTCGGTATCAGGACCTTTGTTCATCATCACCACTCTCAGAGGTTGCTGCAGCTCTGCTCTCAAACGAGAAACCAATGCGTCTTGCTTGCTTGAGTCAAGAATCTTCCTCCCATCAGATTGCACGATGAACAAGTCAATCTCACAGTTCTTTCCTCGTTTGATTGTAAAACGCCCATATGAGATCTGCTCATAAAACCAAGATTCAAGAAAGTGAGTCTCATATGAATATCATAGACCCCGAGGAGTATTGACTCTGCAACAAACCTGAATGTTAAAGTCCTTGAAGGTCCTCATGATATCATAGAGAAGGCCTTTGTGATCTTGACAAGTGATTTGAATGAGCGTGTGAGCTCGGCTTAACGAGTTGTCAACTGCAATTGACACACTGCTTGAAGTCTGTAGCCCACTTGGATGCTCTTCCAACGAGGAGAACAATGTTTCCGCAAAGGAGGAAGAAGCTGGCGAACGCGCTGTAACTTCTGAGCTAACAAGTTTAATGTCATAGCTCATCATTGCATCTCCAATGGCATCTCTCAGGTACTCATAGACTTCGTCCCTCCTCTTCTCCGTACCTAAAAGCTCTCTGACAAGAACAAGAGCACAACACACCTTAAcataaacaaaccaaaaactCCATTTCAGAGttacattttaaataatacTCTCTCTCTGTTTAGTTAAGATTGTTTTAgcaaaaaattgtttcaaaaagatttttttttgtattttcaatgcattatttatgaattaatagtgattaattgtaaaattcaaaaaagttaATTGTATTTATTGAATTCttattagttaaaaattatagaaaatagataatcacaaaaaattattcatttatagctaaaattcaatatgttttattaagtGATTGATACCTAGTGTCTGTGACAAAGAACAAGTCCATCACTTTGCCATCAGGAGTAGTTGATATCTTCACTTTCTCAATGTTAATCTCAAGCTTGTAAAGAACCTCTGTGACATCTACCAACACAAAACAACAAAGAGTCTCATATCAAATCTTGAATCCACAAGAATCAATCAAGACCCTAAAACAGATGGAGAAGCTAACCATATAGAAGCCCTGTGCGGTCAGAACACGCTAGCTTCAACAAGAAAAGATCAGGAGGCTGAGACTCAGAGTCAGAAAGGTAACATCTCGAGATACCAAAGGCCCAAGCAAAAGCAGGACTCGCTTCCACAAGCCTCGTCTTCAACAGATTCCATCTCGTGTTCGGTTTCCCAATCACCCAGAACACCAAGTAACACCATCTTCCGTCGGTGGATACATCTttgcatttcatcgaacacattcagttcacaaaaataaagaataataaCCAATAGATTACATAAAGTTGGTTCCTTTTTTACCTCCTCTGACAATGTTGAGACCGAAGAAGAGGAGGATACGACAGAGATCGCAACCCAGACCAGTTTTGTCGGGACAGTTGATTGTAATAACACTCGGGTCGCCTTCTTTCTCAGACTGTCTGATTATCACAACGTCATCAGACAAAAtacccatctctctctctctctctgtcttcttcttcttcttcaaagagttttcaattttttttttttctgaaggtTTGGGCTTTGGCTTTTATTGAGAGAGAGTCAAAGGAGCTTTAACTTCGTCGTTAGCCATGTTTTGTTGTGAATCTTCTCGTTTTAGAAATTAACCCCACTAAATCCTGATTATATTTatgatattaattaaaaatattgacTATTCAAAGTGTTAGATTTCACGTTGTTATTTTCtgcaatttattattttatgtgtaTTTAGTTGTAATTAAATAAGCAAGTCCTACGGAATTGCATATACGTGGGCACACTGTTTAGTTACCAGAGCGATCTGAGCTGTGTGCTGACCTGTGAGGTGTTTCTTATTTTACAATTTCTTTTTCAgttctttttggtaaaattattttattgtttcagttatttattttttttgtcacagttTCAGTTATTTTCTAAATCCATGAAATAGTTACAAGAGACTTGAGACATCAGGTCTAGCAGCAAAAGTTTTTGTTGTTGACAGGCTAATAATATGTTGCATGCATCATGTATTATTAATAAAACCTTAGaggaatgtttttttcttaaatctgGTTAAATTATTAGAGAATGATTAAAAGCAAAAGGGAAGGAAATTATGGGAGGATATAGTATTTAGAACTTGATGAGTGGGGGAGGCTGACAATTTTTTGAACCAGGTTTGTGAGGACGGACTTAGGCGCTGGAGATTAACCGGTTGCATGAAAATGCCATGCTCAGCCAAAGAATAATATCCACAAAACTAAAATGGTGCTGAGGAATGAAATGAATTAGATGCTCATAATCTTAATCTCTCAGTTTATGCGTGGTAAGAGGAACTTCATAACACTTTACAGTCACAGTGATCCTTACGAAAGACCAAAACGTTGAACAAGACAACACGCTAAGTATTCATTCTAAGTCTAGAGACTTGATACAATTATTAACAAATTCTTTACAATTCAACAAGAATATTTACAAATTCTGTCTCTTTCCAGTAAAGAGACGAGAACATCATTAGCAACACTCAAACCCAGTGACAGACGACCCACTACATAAGATGGGGTGTCACATGACACCCTTgaaatttttataagaaaattcgAATGTGTTTAGAATATATAGAAAGATACTGATGATTTTTGTAAAACTTGATTAATTAACCCTCCATACCAGCATTCAAGCCTTGCCATGAccctttttatttattgttcTTTTATAACTAgtattttgatatttcttaaaaacattttttattgttCTTAGTTCGTAGCCTTTCTATTCTTGCATAAGTAAAAATTCCATATGAATGTAACTTTGTAGTATTAATAGTTGCTAAATAAAGTTTGATATGACAAATCATGTATAAAGTTGGTGTTGTTTTTAGTGAACGGCTTAACACTACATTTGATTTCTTTCTTGATTTCTACAAGTTAATATGAAATAATAGGAAGATATTTATAGAAATGAGCAAGTAGGACTAGGAGGAGTAAAAAGTCTTGCCTGCTTATCCAAATCGTCCAAAATGCAACTTGTAAAGGTAAAACTTGCAATATTAAACTCTAATAGTAGCATCATGCTGTTGCTACTAGCAtgttacttttaaaaataactcGTTCCTTAGACTTTCTTTTTCAATGTTCTCTTTTGAATTGTCTTTGTTCAACTATTTAATATCAGTGGGATATTTGAGCCAAAAGAGTAAAGAGTACCTATCACTTGATTACAATTATGTTGGTTCAAGTCAGTTTATTTGAAGAAACAAAGTGGCATGAAGATtcagaaaagaagaaagaagtatAACGTAAATATGCAAAACAACAATCACTGAACCCGCACGAAACCTCTTATGATACTGAAACCGACATAACTAAAGTTTGGAACTTCttataaactttaaaaataaaaataaatcaattatGATAAATCCACACCAAAAGCCTAAACCTAAAATTTGACGGAAACAGTTAAGAAAACTATgcacactttcaaatcatgtgtaTGCATAATTTATAAGTCTAATGCCACTACCAATAGGCGAAAATTACTTTGTCCAATCCACACAGCACTGAATTCTACatgaaattataattttaatgagacAATGATGTTTATCTGTCATTTTTGTGTACGTCTTAGAAGCGATTGGATCTTTCCCTGTGAAAATATCAGTGAAGACTGTTACCtagaaaattataatatacctgGTTTTGGTTAATGGTAGATTACATAATCCTTAGGCCAAGTAAAACAAATCCATTGGCACAAATGAAGAAAGTACATCACAAGCATTATACATCACTggcaattatatatatatatatatatatatatatatatatataattccaGTTTGATAGTTAAAAAAACAGGAAATCTGAACTCTAGTTTGATAGTTTTAAGCAATATTTTTAAGCTTGGAAAAAGAGTAgctaaaattaaatattctaaGCTATATGCATTACCCATGGACTTGAAGATACCaaaagcccaaaaaaaaaaggaaagacttGCCTCTACAAGTCTAGTCTTCAGATGGGTGATGCATATACAGCTTActatattatttacttttaactaCTATGGGATAGGACTATTCTAGTTCTTATTCATGTTTGCGTGAAAAAAATCCATACTAAACAAAAATACTTggattttatctatttataatcttttttctaagcttaaaaatattgtttataaCTATCGAATTGGAGTTCAGAGTTCAGATGCACTTAAAAGCTACTCTTggttgaaactttttttttttttttttttggttgaaacTTGAGAGCCTTAGATTTATCTGCAATATATACAGGCATGGCTATACAATGAATTCCCGCGATTTATACGATTAACAAAGGTCCAAGTCTAGTAGGATTCCTTAGATTTATCTCAGGCAGGGATATACATTGAGTTCCCATGATTTATAAGGTTGATAAAGGCccaagatattaacaaaaactaaaaatagaaaCTAAAAACGTTTAGAAAGTCCTACCTGCCGGATTCGAACGACTTATCTGCAATACAATATATTCAAACATGAAGAGGAGGCAATTCAAAAGATTGACTGAAGAGAACTTAGGGCCTTAGATACCAGAAGAGAACATGATAAGTACTCGTCAAAAACACTAACGAAAGGACTTAAGATCAATATCTAGATCTGAAGATTGAAAACCAAAGCTAACCGAACAAATGACTATACATGCAAAATATAGAATAACTAGAAAGCAAAAAGCAAGAGACCGACCGATGTCGTGACTGAGAAAACCCACGGACGTAGGTGGTTGGAATCACAAAAAGAAGCTTGACGAGGAAATGAACAGAGgggagaaaaatatttttaatggaaAGAATCTATTATCCAAAAAATTGAATTGATAAAGTATATTTTTTCATCTTGATCAGTTGCAATCATACTTGTCATTATGGTCCTGACATTTACTTCTTTGAAATGCATTTATAACTATGTCGTTTGTTTCCATTGTTATTGTGTTTATGAGACATAGTTGGCCAACCGTACGGTATTGTAAACATATACGCATATAAGACAAGATGATAagcaaaaaagaaaggaaaatttATTTTTCGTGAAAAAGAAAACCACATtatcatatataatttaaaactccCAAAAATTTCCCAAGATTGTTGTGGTGTTTTCTtgatgaaattaaaattttcaaacgtTGGACTTTCAGATTATTTTTCCTAACGCAAACATTCAGGCGTTAGAGAATGGTCACGCTTATAATCTTTACAATAATTGTATATCATATTATGTGTTTGCACCCATCTCATTGCTTGGTATTGGTTTCGGGTTAAGCCGCCAGAACGGTATGGCGAAGCGGACACTGGATGGCATCGTGCTGGTGAGTAAGCGGTGCAACCGATGGCTTTGAAATTAGTGTATTTGGCAGCAAAAGGTTGGTATTTATAGTCAGCTTTGTATTTACCATCTTCAGTTGCCCAAGAAGAAGCATCCCATATGGAACCATAAAGCCACATTGGTCTCAAAGGAAATGTAGCTGCACTCTTTTTTGGGTATCTTCTTATGGGAATATCATCCACCAAAAATCTGAAATTGCAAATGAAGAAAATAACAGCTTTAGTTTGAATATTCAACATTAGTTGGAATCTTCCACTGATGTAAAAAATGTGAgatctatttataaaatatgtaaaatgcTTAAAATGGTTGGTAGATTATGTATGTCCCATTGATGTGGTCGCACCTCATAGGCGAAACCGCGTAAAGGACTCATACTTGGTTAGAGAAACTAAAAAGTTTGTATGGCTGACACTTTGGTTATGCTTATGCCTAGAAATGAATAACATGTgaaatcattaattatttatacacaacaaaaagaaaatcaagtTTAATTGTCCACCGTCGAAGTGTCGTTGTCTTTTCTTGTTTGTCTCTAATTATATCTCTCATTGCACGAATAATGCAACCCTACGGAAGATCTTTTTAAAATTCCCTTTTTTGTTTACTATATAGCTATAGATATCCACCTAGATCCGCCGGACAGAAAATAATTATAGACCACGAAGCCTATTCATAACGACGCTAGTTGTTAAGATTTAGATTGAACAAAACAATCTTAAATCTAATTGTGTATAAGACAATAAAGCAGAAGAAAGCTTACATGATTTCTCTAGGGTTCCAAAGAATAGCATAGTGGTGAAACCCCGAAGTTGGATCAAACCACAAGCGAAACTTCATCTCACGACCAATGATTTTGCCATCACCACTTCCTCTAATGTACACATTTGTCTGAAGTGTGTATGGTTTCCCAAATGTTGTCCCCAAAAATTCAATGTCCACTTCATCATGGAATCCTGGATGTGCCTCTTGATTTGACAGCTGCAATATGTAATTTAATTAAGCTCACTAAATGTTACTAAAAGTACTTAGCTAAGAGAGTTTCTAGCTCTCACATAGAGAGATGTGATGACTCCAGCAGTGTAGCCAGGTTGGAGCTTTATGGAAGCTCCAAAATAGCCTGATCTGAATGGCTTCACTGACTTAAATCCACTTCCTATAGTTACAACCCCCAAATCCAgttttaatagataaaaaacaTATAAGGTGCAAATCAATTTTCAGATACGCACTTGAGAAAATGAGAAGCAGAGTGTTGAATAAGTACCTGAGGTTCTATCGAGCCAGATGGTGAGGCCATTTTGGTCCGTTCTCTGATGCTGAGGACCCCAAAGATTCTTAAAACCTTTGTAGAAGCTCAAGGAGCCAACCTTGGAGCTTGGCCAGTAACCAGGTGATGGTGGCCAATAGGCATTTACTGAGGATCCTAATAACACCAAAAATTGGAAGACTGGGAGAAGAGAGATCAGAGAGTTACCCATTTTTTCGGTTTCTCTTCTTTTGTGTGAAGTGGAGAGAAGAAGAGTGGAGTATATAAATGCAGAGTGAACGAGAGAAAGATgctgtgggggggggggggggggggggggggtagaTGGACatgatttttcaaatattataagCGTTTATGAGGGGAAATGGAAATGGAATGGGTCCTCACTATTTGGACCCATTCACAAAAATACATAATGAAAATGGGTGGTCCACTCACCAAAAACTCTTAAACggtctaaaatatataacatcaCTAGCAGTCTAGCATCCATTATAACGTTGCTCTCGTGAGATACACTTACATGCTATAAATTTAGGGAAAATCGTAGGTTAAGATAACATTCACAAAAAAATGACCGATGCGAGGACAAGTGGTTTCAACACCGACTGAGATGGCTTACTACAAACATGCGTAGATACCTCTCCGTCTCATAATCTTCGAAATCGACCATTAACTTcatctctttttgtttctttttctattaCTCTTTGGATATGATAGCAATATATATTACAAGATAAAGTGATGTTATTTTGTTAAAGAGGATGAAGTGATGTTGCGGAAAGCTATTAGGACTTAGGGTTAATGCCTAAGGAGAAGAAAAGTTGATTGAATCCCCAATATTCGTAAATAGAAAGGATTTGTGGAACAAGTTGTGGGCATAGTGCgatagtaattaaaaaaaacaattgttatGATAGAGCCACGGAAAACGTAGATGCGTGCATGTGTATAATTAAGTGCATTCATTGGATATGCTCTATAAGCAAAGTTACATTATTGTACttgccaaaaatataaataaggaTCCTACTGGTAATAAAAAACGGTACAAATTTGTTAACGGCACAAAATCACTGTAAAAGATGGATATACAAGGAAAAGCAGTGGTAAAATTAGTGGTATGAAAGAGAAAAAAGGGAGTTAAATTTACCCTCTAGAGTGTCAGTATTCTTCATTTCTCTATTCTTTCCACTTACTTTGCCTCAATGGGTTTTTTACTCTATAAAGTTGAATCTATTGTCGACACAAAATGTACGGGGACTGTTGGTAAATaactattttgtttttgaatgtCGTGAaactttttagagttttttgaatttgttataaatatattttttgttcaaagttataaatatatttatatttatttatgtctcttttcatttgtttactaatcataaatatttgaaaactaACTGCACAAGGGTGGTCTAGTGGTAGTGGTATAGTGATTAGAgggttttgaaaaattaaattatccGAGTTCAGAGCAAActcaaaacaataaatatacGTGTCTATGCGGATATAATATCATCacttaaatattcaaaaaataattcatGTCGACCGTAATTCTCTTTGGAAATTAGTATGAAAAACATGTAAAATGATTTAACCAAAAAAGGGAAATAAATTTTCACTATTTTGTCGGTAACGGTGATATGAGTCTTTATAATCGACCGTTGCAGGACCCATATAACCgacaaaattttcattaattagttagcc
This window encodes:
- the LOC103865563 gene encoding probable xyloglucan endotransglucosylase/hydrolase protein 32, whose amino-acid sequence is MGNSLISLLPVFQFLVLLGSSVNAYWPPSPGYWPSSKVGSLSFYKGFKNLWGPQHQRTDQNGLTIWLDRTSGSGFKSVKPFRSGYFGASIKLQPGYTAGVITSLYLSNQEAHPGFHDEVDIEFLGTTFGKPYTLQTNVYIRGSGDGKIIGREMKFRLWFDPTSGFHHYAILWNPREIIFLVDDIPIRRYPKKSAATFPLRPMWLYGSIWDASSWATEDGKYKADYKYQPFAAKYTNFKAIGCTAYSPARCHPVSASPYRSGGLTRNQYQAMRWVQTHNMIYNYCKDYKRDHSLTPECLR
- the LOC103865562 gene encoding ACT domain-containing protein ACR10, with protein sequence MGILSDDVVIIRQSEKEGDPSVITINCPDKTGLGCDLCRILLFFGLNIVRGDVSTDGRWCYLVFWVIGKPNTRWNLLKTRLVEASPAFAWAFGISRCYLSDSESQPPDLFLLKLACSDRTGLLYDVTEVLYKLEINIEKVKISTTPDGKVMDLFFVTDTRELLGTEKRRDEVYEYLRDAIGDAMMSYDIKLVSSEVTARSPASSSFAETLFSSLEEHPSGLQTSSSVSIAVDNSLSRAHTLIQITCQDHKGLLYDIMRTFKDFNIQISYGRFTIKRGKNCEIDLFIVQSDGRKILDSSKQDALVSRLRAELQQPLRVVMMNKGPDTELLVTNPVELSGKGRPQVFYDIALALKKINTCIFSAEIGRHLTGDREWEVYKVLINEEDSLPVSRSKIEEQVWSTLMGWE